From Triticum urartu cultivar G1812 chromosome 2, Tu2.1, whole genome shotgun sequence, a single genomic window includes:
- the LOC125535179 gene encoding uncharacterized protein LOC125535179, translating to MDVAVAAAAVVPARTPALRLPASTTASRPSSARPLTPTAGRPARVLSLARRAPIAAASLGVSQDTGVAMPGANIVTQNDLLIVGPGVLGRLVAKKWLKEHPGCKVYGQTASTDHHSELTDIGIIPSLKGSTISQKAPYVIFCAPPSRSDDYPGDLRVAASNWSGEGSFLFTSSTALYDCSDNRLCNEDCPSIPVGRGPRTDVLLRAENVVLEAEGCVLRLAGLYKIDRGAHYFWLRKGTLDSRPDHIINQIHYEDAASLAIAIMKKRPRGRIFLGCDNKPLSRQEIMDAVNKSGKFDTEFQGFTGTNGPSGKRMENSKTRADIGWEPQYPSFTEFLGVDS from the exons atggatgtcgccgtcgccgccgccgccgtggttCCCGCCCGGACCCCAGCCCTCCGTCTCCCCGCATCCACCACCGCCTCCCGCCCCTCCTCCGCGAGGCCCCTCACCCCGACCGCCGGCCGTCCAGCTCGGGTCCTCTCGCTCGCCCGCCGCGCGCCCATCGCCGCTGCCTCCCTCG GGGTATCCCAAGATACAGGGGTCGCGATGCCCGGTGCCAACATTGTTACCCAGAACGATTTACTCATCGTCGGCCCAGGTGTGCTTGGGCGACTGGTAGCCAAGAAGTGGCTAAAG GAACATCCAGGATGCAAAGTTTATGGCCAGACCGCAAGCACAGACCATCACAGCGAGCTAACCGATATTGGCATCATTCCCTCCTTGAAGGGATCCACTATCTCTCAAAAGGCTCCATATGTTATCTTCTGCGCTCCTCCATCTCGTTCTGATGATTACCCCGGTGATTTGAG AGTGGCTGCCTCAAATTGGAGTGGAGAAGGTTCTTTCCTGTTTACGTCAAGTACTGCTCTTTATGACTGTAGCGACAACAGATTGTGCAATGAG GATTGTCCATCTATTCCAGTTGGCAGGGGTCCTCGTACTGATGTTCTTCTTAGAGCAGAAAATGTTGTTCTGGAGGCAGAAGGCTGTGTTCTCAGGCTAGCAGGACTATAT AAAATAGATAGAGGTGCTCACTATTTCTGGTTGAGGAAGGGAACACTGGACTCGCGACCAGACCATATTATCAATCAGATCCATTATGAG GATGCGGCGTCTCTTGCAATTGCCATAATGAAAAAGAGACCTCGGGGTCGTATATTTTTGGGCTGTGACAATAAGCCTCTTTCCAG GCAGGAAATAATGGACGCTGTTAACAAAAGTGGGAAGTTCGACACGGAATTCCAAGGTTTCACTG GTACCAACGGTCCGTCGGGGAAAAGGATGGAGAATTCCAAAACCCGGGCCGATATCGGGTGGGAGCCCCAATACCCAAGCTTCACAGAGTTCCTCGGCGTCGACAGTTAA